TAAATTCTATACGCATAGGCAATGGGGTCAACATACAAGATGGAAGCGTTCTCCATACGCTTTATGAAAAATCAACTATCAAAATAGGAAATTATGTTTCAGTGGGACATAACGTAACAATACATGGAGCAGAAGTGAAAGATTATGCATTAATTGGCATGGGATCCACACTACTCGACCATGCAGTAATCGGAGAAGGGGCCATTGTTGCAGCAGGGTCTCTCGTGCTAAGCAACACAATAATAGAAGCTGGAAGCATTTGGGGAGGAGTACCTGCCAAATTTATCAAAAAAGTAGATCCAGAGCAATCCAAAGAGTTAAACCAAAAGATTGCCCATAACTATCTTATGTATTCAGACTGGTATAAATAGTTTTGAAGTAAATCAAGCGGGGCTATTCGCTTAGAAATTAATCATTGACAAGATTCTATCGGTAGCCCCTGCATTACTAGTGACATAATAGCCGGCATTTGTTCCAGCCTCCCGCAAAAACATTTCATCTTGCAAAAGCTTATTAAGCAATGCTTCCAATTCAATATAATCCTTTATAGAAAATGCACCTTTAGCTTCAATAAGTTGAACAGCCTCCATGTATTTTTGATATTTGGGTCCAAAGATTACAGGGACCCCATAAACGGCAGCTTCTAGAGTATTATGAATTCCTGTCCCAAATCCTCCGCCGATATATGCAATTTCTCCATAACGATATATAGAAGATAGTAAACCAAAACAATCAATAATCAAGCAATCCGCTTTTTTCACATTTTGTTCGTCAGCACGTGTATATCGCACATAAGGGCGCTTAAGTTTACTTATAATCTCAACCAAGTGATTTTCATCTATCACATGAGGAGCAATAATCAATTTTAACTCCGGGTGATTATTAAAATATTCTAAGAAAAGATCTTCATCAGGCGCCCAAGAACTACCTGTCACCAAGGTTAATGAATCCTCTTTAAACAAGGAAACAAGAGGCAAATCTTTCGCTTCTTCACGAATCTGCAAAACACGATCAAAACGAGTATCTCCTACTACCGTTGTTTTATCAATACCAATACGTGCCAAAAAACGTTTAGATGTTTCATTTTGAACAAATAAATGATCAAAGTTTCTCAAGACATTACGATACGTTCCTCCATACCATTTAAAGAACACCTGATCTTTCCGAAAAATAGAGGAAACACTATAAACCGGAATACAATTTCTATTTAGTTCATCCAGATAGTTCTTCCAAAACTCATATTTAATGAAAAAAGCCATCACCGGAGTGATTATAGACAAGAACTTTTTCACATTACGAGGTTTATCAAAAGGTAAGTAACACACAATATCCGCACCGCGATAATTCTTACGAACCTCATATCCGGATGGAGAAAAAAAAGTAAGAAGAATTTTATATTCAGGATACTTTGTTCTTATCTTCTCGATCAATGGACGTCCTTGTTCAAATTCACCTAATGAAGCGGCATGAAACCAAATATATCTAGCATCTTTTTCTACCTGTTGCCTAAGTAGCTCATAAACCACCCAATGGCCCTTCATCATTTTACGCGGTTTACGACTGAAAGGAGCCATTATATGAACCAAAAAGTCATAGACTGCTATTGCAAGATTATAAAGCATATTCCTACTTCAAAATTTCTATTGCACGCTTTATACGTAATAAAGTCTCTTCTTTCCCCAAAAACCAAGATATATCAAACATATGTGGACCTTTACCTTCCCCAACCAATGTCAAACGAAAAGCATTCATTATATTACCCGTATGATATCCTTTTTCTTCAATCCAGTTCATCACAATCTTTTCTTGCCCCTCAATACTAAAATCATCAATATCGGCTAAAACATCAGCTAATTCAGCCATGCATTTAGGCGAATCCTCTTTCCAGCGTTTTTTGACTGTCTTCTCATCATATTCAGTAGGCGCCACAAAGAAAAAGCTGCAAGCATCCCATAATTCCGGAACAAAATTAACTCGTTGTTTCATCATGTTCACAACAGTCAGAACTCTATCAAAAGGAGCCTCAACTCCATGATTCTTCAATACAGGTAAAAATAAAGTGGCAATATCATTATCATC
This is a stretch of genomic DNA from uncultured Bacteroides sp.. It encodes these proteins:
- a CDS encoding glycosyltransferase N-terminal domain-containing protein, giving the protein MLYNLAIAVYDFLVHIMAPFSRKPRKMMKGHWVVYELLRQQVEKDARYIWFHAASLGEFEQGRPLIEKIRTKYPEYKILLTFFSPSGYEVRKNYRGADIVCYLPFDKPRNVKKFLSIITPVMAFFIKYEFWKNYLDELNRNCIPVYSVSSIFRKDQVFFKWYGGTYRNVLRNFDHLFVQNETSKRFLARIGIDKTTVVGDTRFDRVLQIREEAKDLPLVSLFKEDSLTLVTGSSWAPDEDLFLEYFNNHPELKLIIAPHVIDENHLVEIISKLKRPYVRYTRADEQNVKKADCLIIDCFGLLSSIYRYGEIAYIGGGFGTGIHNTLEAAVYGVPVIFGPKYQKYMEAVQLIEAKGAFSIKDYIELEALLNKLLQDEMFLREAGTNAGYYVTSNAGATDRILSMINF
- a CDS encoding gamma carbonic anhydrase family protein, translated to MAIIKSVRGFTPKFGENCFIADNAVVIGDVKMGNDCSIWFSTVIRGDVNSIRIGNGVNIQDGSVLHTLYEKSTIKIGNYVSVGHNVTIHGAEVKDYALIGMGSTLLDHAVIGEGAIVAAGSLVLSNTIIEAGSIWGGVPAKFIKKVDPEQSKELNQKIAHNYLMYSDWYK